In one Rattus rattus isolate New Zealand chromosome 16, Rrattus_CSIRO_v1, whole genome shotgun sequence genomic region, the following are encoded:
- the Gpc2 gene encoding glypican-2, with translation MSAVRPLLLLLLPLCPGPGPGPGSEAKVVRSCAETRQVLGARGYSLNLIPPSLISGEHLQICPQEYTCCSSETEQKLIRDAEVTFRGLVEDSGSFLIHTLAARHRKFNEFFREMLSISQHSLAQLFSHSYGRLYSQHAVIFNSLFSGLRDYYEKSGEGLDDTLADFWAQLLERAFPLLHPQYSFPPDFLLCLTRLTSTADGSLQPFGDSPRRLRLQITRALVAARALVQGLETGRNVVSEALKVPMLEGCRQALMRLIGCPLCRGVPSLMPCRGFCLNVAHGCLSSRGLEPEWGGYLDGLLLLAEKLQGPFSFELAAESIGVKISEGLMHLQENSVKVSAKVFQECGTPHPVQSRNRRAPAPREETSRSWRASAEEERPTTAAGTNLHRLVWELRERLSRVRGFWAGLPVTVCGDSRMAADLSQEAAPCWTGVGRGRYMSPVVVGSLNEQLHNPELDTSSPDVPTRRRRLHLRAATARMKAAALGQDLDMHDADEDGSGSGGGQQYADDWKAGAAPVVPPARPPRPPRPPRRDGLGVRGGSGSARYNQGRSRNLGSSVGLHAPRVFILLPSALTLLGLR, from the exons ATGTCCGCGGTGCGACCTCTCCTGCTTTTGCTGCTCCCTCTGTGTCCCGGTCCAGGACCGGGACCTGGGAGTGAAGCAAAGGTCGTCCGGAGTTGTGCAGAGACTCGGCAGGTGCTGGGGGCCCGGGGATATAGCTTAAAccttatccctccctccctcatctcag GTGAGCACCTTCAGATCTGTCCTCAGGAGTACACCTGCTGTTCCAGTGAGACAGAGCAGAAGTTGATCAGGGATGCTGAGGTCACCTTCCGTGGCCTGGTGGAAGACAGTGGCTCCTTCCTGATTCACACGCTGGCTGCCCGGCACAGAAAGTTTAACG AGTTTTTTCGGGAGATGCTGTCTATATCCCAGCATTCTTTGGCCCAGCTCTTCTCGCATTCCTATGGTCGCCTGTATTCCCAGCATGCCGTCATCTTCAATAGCCTGTTCTCCGGCCTGCGGGACTACTATGAGAAGTCTGGCGAGGGGTTAGATGACACCTTGGCAGATTTCTGGGCCCAGCTCCTGGAGAGAGCCTTCCCTTTGCTGCACCCACAATACAGTTTCCCTCCTGATTTCCTGCTCTGCCTTACTCGGCTCACTTCAACTGCTGATGGCTCTCTGCAGCCCTTCGGGGACTCGCCCCGCCGCCTCCGCCTACAG ATAACCCGGGCACTGGTGGCAGCCCGGGCCTTGGTCCAGGGTCTGGAGACTGGAAGAAATGTGGTCAGCGAAGCACTTAAG GTACCCATGTTGGAAGGCTGCAGACAGGCCCTCATGCGTCTGATCGGCTGCCCACTTTGTCGGGGAGTACCCTCGCTTATGCCCTGCCGGGGCTTCTGTCTCAATGTGGCCCACGGCTGTCTCAGCAGCAGGGGATTGGAGCCTGAATGGGGCGGATATCTGG aTGGTCTCCTGCTGCTGGCTGAGAAACTCCAGGGACCCTTTTCCTTCGAGCTGGCTGCTGAGTCCATAGGggtgaagatctcagaaggtttGATGCACTTGCAGGAAAACAGTGTAAAGGTGTCAGCCAAG GTGTTTCAGGAATGTGGGACGCCTCACCCGGTGCAATCCCGTAACCGGCGAGCACCAGCACCCCGGGAAGAGACTAGCCGGTCATGGAGGGCGTCAGCTGAGGAAGAACGCCCCACAACAGCGGCAGGCACTAATCTGCACCGTCTG GTTTGGGAGCTCCGAGAGAGGCTTAGCCGAGTGCGGGGCTTCTGGGCTGGACTTCCCGTTACGGTGTGTGGGGACTCCCGCATGGCGGCAGATCTCTCCCAGGAGGCGGCACCCTGCTGGACTGGGGTTGGGAGAGGCCG GTATATGTCGCCTGTGGTCGTGGGCTCCTTGAACGAGCAGCTCCATAACCCGGAGTTGGATACTTCGAGTCCCGATGTCCCGACACGTCGGCGGAGGCTCCATCTCCGAGCAGCTACTGCTCGAATGAAGGCGGCTGCGCTGGGCCAGGACCTTGACATGCATGATGCGG ATGAAGACGGCAGTGGCTCCGGAGGGGGGCAGCAGTACGCAGACGACTGGAAAGCTGGGGCAGCGCCTGTGGTTCCCCCAGCCAGGCCTCCAAGGCCACCTCGTCCTCCTCGAAGGGATGGTCTTGGAGTGAGAGGAGGAAGTGGCAGTGCCAGATACAACCAGGGCCGAAGCAGGAATCTGGGGTCGTCTGTTGGCCTCCATGCGCCACGTGTCTTCATTCTCCTCCCCTCAGCCCTGACCCTGCTTGGACTGCGATAA
- the Gal3st4 gene encoding galactose-3-O-sulfotransferase 4 has translation MGPLSPARTMRLWRPRSLGVALGVFMTIGFGLQFLGGSFQRRLPGLQFRQSWIPSLGPTVKSCLPRQRLVFLKTHKSGSSSVLNLLHRYGDQQGLRFALPAHYQFGYPKLFQASKVKGYHPQSSDTQKPFHILCHHMRFNLKEVLQVMPSDSFFFSIVRDPAALARSAFSYYKSASSAFRKAPSLAAFLSNPRAFYRPGARGNHYARNLLWFDFGLPFPPETKTMRVSPHLPRDPKSLQLHIVPSGASPGTLFRPITTAAESYKQPASLASSDFGPSSFIQWGLAWLDSVFDLVMVAEYFDESLVLLADALCWGLDDVVGFMHNAQAGSEQSILSPANKTVATGEDQQLTKQARAWNNLDWALYTHFNRSLWARIEQYGRSRLQRAVAELRARREALARRCLMGGEALDPKYITDVRLRPFQFGSAKVLGYVLQNGLNQKDQEECERLATPELQYKDKLDAKQFPPVVSLPLKTSKPLTP, from the exons ATGGGCCCTCTGTCTCCTGCCAGGACCATGAGGCTCTGGAGGCCTCGGAGCCTGGGGGTGGCTCTGGGAGTCTTCATGACCATCGGATTTGGCCTTCAGTTCTTGGGGGGATCATTCCAGAGGAG GCTACCTGGACTGCAGTTCCGACAGTCCTGGATCCCTTCACTGGGACCAACTGTTAAGTCTTGCCTACCCCGACAGCGACTTGTATTCCTGAAGACACACAAATCTGGGAGCAGCTCTGTGCTCAATCTCCTTCATCGCTACGGGGACCAGCAAGGGCTACGTTTTGCCCTGCCTGCCCACTACCAGTTTGGCTACCCAAAGCTTTTCCAGGCCTCTAAGGTCAAAGGCTACCATCCTCAGAGTTCGGATACCCAGAAGCCTTTCCATATCCTCTGTCATCACATGAGATTCAACCTCAAAGAG GTACTTCAGGTCATGCCTTCTGAtagcttcttcttttccattgtcCGAGATCCAGCGGCTCTAGCTCGCTCTGCCTTCTCCTATTACAAATCAGCTTCATCGGCTTTCCGAAAGGCACCATCTTTGGCCGCCTTCCTGTCCAACCCTCGAGCCTTCTACAGACCCGGGGCCCGAGGCAACCATTATGCCCGTAACCTACTATGGTTCGACTTTGGTTTGCCCTTCCCCCCAGAGACAAAGACCATGAGAGTGAGTCCCCATCTACCCAGAGACCCCAAATCCCTCCAGCTACATATTGTACCTTCTGGTGCtagtcctggaactctcttcCGACCTATTACCACAGCTGCCGAGAGTTACAAGCAGCCAGCCAGTCTTGCCTCCTCAGATTTTGGGCCCTCATCCTTTATTCAGTGGGGTCTGGCCTGGTTGGACTCGGTCTTTGACCTGGTGATGGTGGCTGAGTACTTTGATGAGTCATTGGTTCTGTTGGCAGATGCCCTGTGCTGGGGTCTGGATGATGTGGTGGGCTTCATGCACAATGCCCAGGCTGGAAGTGAGCAGAGCATTCTCAGTCCTGCCAATAAGACTGTGGCGACTGGTGAAGATCAGCAGCTGACCAAACAGGCCCGAGCTTGGAATAACCTAGACTGGGCTCTTTATACCCACTTCAACCGTAGTCTGTGGGCACGGATAGAACAATATGGCCGGAGTCGACTGCAACGTGCTGTGGCTGAGCTCCGGGCTCGAAGAGAAGCTCTGGCTAGGCGTTGCCTGATGGGCGGTGAGGCTTTAGACCCCAAATACATCACTGATGTAAGACTCCGTCCTTTCCAGTTTGGATCAGCTAAGGTATTGGGCTATGTACTTCAGAATGGACTGAACCAGAAAGACCAAGAGGAATGTGAACGCTTGGCTACCCCTGAGCTACAGTATAAGGATAAACTTGACGCTAAGCAGTTTCCTCCTGTAGTCTCCTTGCCTCTCAAGACCTCAAAGCCACTGACCCCATAG
- the Map11 gene encoding microtubule-associated protein 11: MESQCDYSMYFPAVPLPPRAELAGDPGRYRALPRRNHLYLGETVRFLLVLRCRGSAGPGVGGGTGLASRGAWTELATALAALASVSAGGVLPGCGSAGDQDADPPGGGDPGGGGLFRSCSPLLTHGPGPATSGGATTLPMEEPIVSTDEVIFPLTVSLDRLPPGTPKAKIVVTVWKREVEAPEVRDQGYLRLLQTRSPGETFRGEQSAFKAQVSTLLTLLPPPVLKCRQFTVAGKHLTVLKVLNSSSQEEISIWDIRILPNFNASYLPVMPDGSVLLVDNVCHQSGEVSMGSFCRLPGTSGYFPCPLSALEEHNFLFQLRGGEQPPPGAKEGLEVPLIAVVQWSTPKLPFTQSIYTHYRLPSVRLDRPCFVMTASCESPVRTYERFTVTYTLLNNLQDFLAVRLVWTPEHAQAGKQLCEEERRAMQAALDSIVCHTPLNNLGFSRKGSALTFSVAFQALRTGLFELSQHMKLKLQFTASVSHPPPEARPLSRKSSPSSPAVRDLVERHQASLGRSQSFSHQQPSRSHLMRSGSVMERRAITPPVASPVGRPLYLPPDKAVLSLDKIAKRECKVLVVEPVK; encoded by the exons ATGGAGTCCCAATGCGACTACTCGATGTACTTCCCGGCTGTGCCGCTGCCGCCACGCGCCGAGCTGGCCGGGGACCCGGGCCGGTACCGGGCACTGCCCAGGCGCAACCATCTGTACCTGGGGGAGACAGTCCGCTTCCTGCTGGTGCTGCGCTGCCGGGGCAGCGCGGGGCCTGGCGTTGGGGGCGGCACAGGCTTGGCATCCCGAGGGGCCTGGACTGAGCTGGCGACTGCCCTGGCCGCCCTGGCTTCGGTCAGCGCCGGAGGAGTGCTGCCTGGGTGCGGCAGCGCCGGCGACCAGGATGCTGACCCCCCGGGGGGAGGGGACCCCGGGGGCGGGGGTTTGTTTCGAAGCTGCAGCCCCCTTCTCACCCACGGCCCGGGCCCTGCTACCTCAGGGGGAGCGACCACG CTGCCTATGGAAGAACCGATTGTGTCCACAGATGAGGTCATCTTCCCACTAACCGTTTCACTGGATAGACTGCCCCCAGGGACACCCAAGGCCAAG ATTGTAGTGACCGTGTGGAAGCGGGAGGTCGAGGCACCAGAAGTCAGAGATCAAGGCTACCTGCGCTTGCTACAGACTCGATCTCCTGGGGAGACTTTCCGTGGAGAACAGAGCGCCTTCAAGGCccaag TGAGCACCCTACTGACGCTGCTGCCCCCTCCAGTTCTGAAATGCCGGCAGTTCACTGTGGCTGGAAAACACTTGACCGTCCTCAAGG TGCTGAATAGCTCTTCCCAGGAAGAGATCTCCATCTGGGATATCCGAATCCTCCCCAACTTCAACGCCAGTTATCTACCTGTCATGCCCGATGGCTCTGTGCTCCTGGTGGACAATGTCTG CCACCAGTCTGGGGAAGTCTCCATGGGCTCCTTCTGTCGGCTTCCTGGTACCTCTGGCTACTTCCCCTGTCCACTCAGTGCCCTGGAGGAACACAACTTCCTGTTTCAGCTGAGAGGGGGCGAGCAGCCCCCTCCTGGGGCCAAGGAG GGCCTTGAAGTCCCCTTGATTGCTGTGGTTCAGTGGTCTACCCCTAAGCTGCCCTTCACCCAAAGCATCTACACCCACTACCG CCTGCCCAGTGTCCGCCTAGACCGCCCCTGCTTTGTGATGACCGCTTCTTGTGAGTCCCCTGTTCGGACCTACGAGCGTTTCACTGTCACCTACACCCTGCTCAACAACCTCCAAGACTTCCTTGCTGTGAGGCTTGTGTGGACCCCGGAACACGCACAGGCTG GAAAGCAGCTTTGTGAGGAGGAACGTCGGGCCATGCAGGCAGCCCTAGACTCCATCGTCTGCCACACACCCCTCAATAACCTTGGCTTCTCCCGCAAGGGCAGCGCGCTTACCTTCAGTGTGGCCTTCCAGGCCCTGAGGACGGGGCTCTTCGAG CTGAGCCAGCACATGAAACTGAAGCTCCAGTTCACTGCCAGTGTGTCCCACCCTCCACCTGAGGCCCGGCCCCTGTCCAGAAAAAGCAGCCCCAGCAGTCCTGCTGTCCGGGACCTGGTGGAGAGgcaccaggccagcctgggccgtTCTCAGTCTTTCTCCCACCAACAGCCTTCCCGTAGCCACCTCATGAG GTCAGGCAGTGTGATGGAACGCAGGGCCATCACCCCCCCTGTGGCCTCCCCTGTCGGTCGTCCCCTCTACCTGCCCCCGGACAAGGCTGTGCTTTCTCTAGACAAGATTGCCAAGCGTGAGTGTAAAGTCCTGGTCGTGGAGCCTGTCAAGTAG
- the Lamtor4 gene encoding ragulator complex protein LAMTOR4, producing the protein MTSALTQGLERIPDQLGYLVLSEGAVLASSGDLENDEQAASAISELVSTACGFRLHHGTNIPFKRLSVVFGEHTLLVTVSGQRVFVVKRQNRGREPIDV; encoded by the exons ATG ACTTCCGCACTGACCCAAGGGCTGGAACGAATCCCAGACCAGCTTGGCTACCTGGTGCTGAGCGAAGGTGCAGTGCTAGCG TCATCTGGGGATCTTGAGAACGATGAGCAGGCAGCCAGCGCCATCTCAGAGCTGGTCAGCACAGCCTGTGGCTTCCGGCTGCACCATGGCACGAACATCCCTTTCAAGCGCCTGTCTG TGGTCTTTGGTGAACACACGCTGCTGGTGACTGTGTCAGGACAGAGGGTGTTTGTGGTCAAGAGGCAGAACCGAGGTCGGGAGCCTATTGATGTCTGA